The Microcebus murinus isolate Inina chromosome 4, M.murinus_Inina_mat1.0, whole genome shotgun sequence genome has a segment encoding these proteins:
- the LOC105863151 gene encoding olfactory receptor 9I1-like, whose translation MAENGTVVMGFVLVGFRLEAELQMGLFFVFLALYLITVGSNLGMMVLIQSDPRLQTPMYFFLSHLSFLDICYSSVIVPQLLVTLGTDKKVITYERCASQFFFFTLCASTECLLLAVMAYDRYVAVCSPLLYAMAMTPHTRLGLVAGAYAGAMVNSIVRTGCTFSISFCKSNRVDFFFCDLPPLLKLACSETRPQEQVIYILAFLVITTSISVILISYLFIIQAILKIRAAGGKAKTFSTCASHMAAVALFFGTLIFIYLKGNMGRSLGEDKIVSVFYTVVIPMLNPIIYSLRNKEVKEAMKKIFNRMRVSQAE comes from the coding sequence ATGGCAGAGAACGGCACCGTGGTTATGGGATTCGTGCTGGTGGGCTTCCGGCTGGAGGCAGAGCTGCAGATGGGTCTCTTCTTTGTGTTCCTGGCCCTCTACCTCATCACCGTGGGGAGCAACCTTGGCATGATGGTGCTAATTCAGAGTGACCCTCGGCTCCAGActcccatgtacttcttcctcagcCACCTTTCCTTCCTGGACATTTGCTACTCTTCTGTTATTGTCCCTCAATTGCTTGTGACTTTGGGGACGGATAAGAAGGTCATCACCTATGAGCGCTGTGCCAGCCAGTTCTTCTTTTTCACCCTCTGTGCCAGCACTGAATGTCTCCTTTTGGCcgtgatggcctatgaccgctacgTGGCTGTGTGCAGCCCCCTGCTCTATGCCATGGCCATGACACCACACACCCGCCtggggctggtggcaggggcgTATGCTGGTGCCATGGTCAATTCCATAGTCCGCACTGGGTGCACCTTCTCCATCTCCTTCTGCAAGTCCAATCGTGTAGACTTCTTCTTTTGTGACCTCCCACCACTGCTGAAGCTCGCCTGCAGTGAAACCAGGCCACAGGAGCAGGTAATCTACATCTTGGCTTTCTTGGTCATCACAACCAGCATTTCAGTGATTCTCATATCCTACCTATTCATCATTCAGGCTATTCTGAAGATTCGTGCAGCAGGTGGCAAAGCTAAGACCTTCTCCACCTGTGCATCTCACATGGCTGCAGTGGCTCTTTTCTTTGGGACACTCATATTCATATACCTGAAAGGTAACATGGGCAGATCCCTTGGGGAAGACAAGATTGTGTCGGTATTTTACACTGTGGTGATCCCCATGCTAAACCCAATCATCTACAGCCTGAGAAACAAGGAAGTAAAGGAGGCTATGAAGAAAATTTTCAACAGGATGAGGGTTTCCCAAGCAGAGTAA